A stretch of the Macaca mulatta isolate MMU2019108-1 chromosome 16, T2T-MMU8v2.0, whole genome shotgun sequence genome encodes the following:
- the FTSJ3 gene encoding pre-rRNA 2'-O-ribose RNA methyltransferase FTSJ3 isoform X1, translating to MALRLACDFLARGGCFITKVFRSRDYQPLLWIFQQLFRHVQATKPQASRHESAEIFVVCQGFLAPDKVDSKFFDPKFAFKEVEVQAKTVTELVTKKKPKAEGYAEGDLTLYHRTSVTDFLRAANPVDFLSKASEIMVDDEELAQHPATTEDIRVCCQDIRVLGRKELRLLLNWRTKLRRYVAKKLKEQAKALDISLSSGEEDEGDEEDSTAGITKQPSKEEEEEEQLNQTLAEMKAQEVAELKRKKKKLLREQRKQRERVELKMDLPGISIADEGETGMFSLRTIRGHQLLEEVTQGDMSAADTFLSDLPRDDIYVSDVEDDGDDTSADSDLDPEELAGVRGHQDLRDQKRVRFTEVEDDKEEEEEENPLLVPLEEKAILQEEQANLWFSKGSFVGIEDDADEALEISQAQLLFESRRKGQQQQPQQLPQTLPSCLKTEIMSPLCRDEAPKGTEASSGTEAATGPEGEEEDGISDSDSSSSSEDEESREPLRGKKRSRGPKSDDNGFEIVPIEDPAKHRILDPEGLALGAVIASSKKAKRDLIDNSFNRYTFNEDEGELPEWFVQEEKQHRIRQLPIGKKEVEHYRKRWREINARPIKKVAEAKARKKRRMLKRLEQTRKKAEAVVNTVDISEREKVAQLRSLYKKAGFGKEKHHVTYVVAKKGVGRKVRRPAGVRGHFKVVDSRMKKDQRAQQRKEQKKKHKRK from the exons ATGGCTCTGCGTTTGGCTTGTGACTTTTTGGCCCGGGGTGGCTGCTTCATCACAAAGGTTTTCCGTTCTCGTGACTATCAGCCTTTGCTATGGATCTTTCAGCAGCTGTTCCGCCATGTCCAGGCCACCAAGCCCCAAGCCTCTCGCCACGAATCTGCAGAGATCTTTGTAGTCTGCCAAG GATTCCTGGCCCCTGACAAGGTTGACAGTAAATTCTTCGACCCCAAATTTGCCTTCAAGGAGGTTGAAGTTCAGGCTAAGACTGTTACTGAATTGGTGACTAAGAAGAAGCCAAAG GCTGAAGGCTATGCTGAGGGCGACCTCACTCTTTATCACCGTACCTCAGTCACTGACTTCCTCCGAGCTGCCAACCCTGTCGACTTCCTGTCTAAGGCCAGCGAA ATCATGGTAGATGATGAAGAGTTGGCACAGCATCCAGCTACCACTGAAGACATACGGGTGTGCTGTCAGGACATCAGAGTGTTGGGGCGCAAGGAGCTCAG GTTGCTACTAAACTGGAGAACAAAACTTCGGCGATATGTGGCCAAGAAGCTGAAAGAACAAGCAAAGGCACTGGACATCAG CCTCAGCTCTGGAGAGGAAGATGAAGGTGATGAGGAGGACTCAACAGCTGGGATCACAAAGCAGCCCtctaaggaggaggaggaggaggaacaacTGAACCAGACCCTGGCAGAAATGAAGGCCCAGGAGGTGGCGGAATTGAAGAG gaagaaaaagaagctgCTGCGTGAGCAGAGAAAGCAGCGGGAACGTGTGGAGCTGAAGATGGATCTGCCTGGGATTTCCATTGCAGACGAGGGGGAGACTGGCATGTTCTCCTTGCGCACCATCCGGGGTCACCAG CTATTAGAGGAAGTAACACAAGGGGATATGAGTGCAGCAGACACATTTCTGTCCGATCTGCCGAGGGATGACATCTATGTGTCAGATGTTGAGGACGACGGTGATGACACATCTGCAGATAGTGACCTGGATCCAGAGGAGCTGGCAGGAGTCAGGGGACATCAGGATCTAAGGGACCAAAAGCG TGTGCGATTTACTGAAGTAGAAGATgataaagaggaggaggaggaggagaatccACTGCTGGTACCACTGGAGGAAAAGGCAATACTGCAGGAAGAACAAGCCAACTTGTGGTTCTCAAAG GGCAGCTTTGTTGGGATTGAGGATGATGCAGATGAGGCCCTCGAGATCAGTCAGGCCCAGCTATTGTTTGAGAGCCGGCGCAAgggacagcagcagcagccacagcagctGCCACAGACACTGCCTTCCTGTTTGAAGACTGAGATAATGTCTCCCCTGTGTCGAGATGAAGCCCCTAAGGGAACAGAGGCTTCTTCGGGGACAGAAGCTGCCACTGGTCctgaaggggaagaagaggatGGCATCTCAGACAGTGATAGCAGTAgtagcagtgaggatgaagaGAG CCGGGAACCCCTCCGTGGTAAGAAGCGAAGTCGTGGGCCTAAGTCAGATGATAACGGGTTTGAGATAGTGCCTATCGAGGACCCAG CAAAACATCGGATACTGGACCCTGAAGGCCTTGCTCTAGGTGCTGTTATTGCCTCTTCCAAAAAGGCCAAGAGAGATCTCATAGATAATTCCTTCAACCG GTACACATTTAATGAGGATGAGGGGGAGCTTCCAGAGTGGTTTGTGCAAGAGGAAAAGCAGCACCGAATACGACAGTTGCCTATTGGTAAGAAGGAGGTGGAGCATTACCGGAAACGCTGGCGGGAAATCAATGCCCGTCCCATCAAGAAGGTGGCTGAGGCTAAGgctagaaagaaaaggagg ATGCTGAAGAGGCTGGAGCAGACCAGGAAGAAGGCAGAAGCCGTGGTGAACACAGTGGACATCTCAGAACGAGAGAAAGTGGCACAGCTGAGAAG TCTCTACAAGAAGGCTGGGTTTGGCAAGGAGAAACACCATGTCACCTATGTTGTAGCCAAAAAAGGTGTGGGCCGCAAAGTGCGCCGGCCAGCTGGAGTCAGAGGTCATTTCAAGGTGGTGGACTCAAGGATGAAGAAGGACCAAAGAGCACAGCAACgtaaggaacaaaagaaaaaacacaaacgGAAGTAA
- the FTSJ3 gene encoding pre-rRNA 2'-O-ribose RNA methyltransferase FTSJ3 (The RefSeq protein has 1 substitution compared to this genomic sequence), which produces MGKKGKVGKSRRDKFYHLAKETGYRSRSAFKLIQLNRRFQFLQKARALLDLCAAPGGWLQVAAKFMPVSSLIVGVDLVPIKPLPNVVTLQEDITTERCRQALRKELKTWKVDVVLNDGAPNVGASWVHDAYSQAHLTLMALRLACDFLARGGCFITKVFRSRDYQPLLWIFQQLFRRVQATKPQASRHESAEIFVVCQGFLAPDKVDSKFFDPKFAFKEVEVQAKTVTELVTKKKPKAEGYAEGDLTLYHRTSVTDFLRAANPVDFLSKASEIMVDDEELAQHPATTEDIRVCCQDIRVLGRKELRLLLNWRTKLRRYVAKKLKEQAKALDISLSSGEEDEGDEEDSTAGITKQPSKEEEEEEQLNQTLAEMKAQEVAELKRKKKKLLREQRKQRERVELKMDLPGISIADEGETGMFSLRTIRGHQLLEEVTQGDMSAADTFLSDLPRDDIYVSDVEDDGDDTSADSDLDPEELAGVRGHQDLRDQKRVRFTEVEDDKEEEEEENPLLVPLEEKAILQEEQANLWFSKGSFVGIEDDADEALEISQAQLLFESRRKGQQQQPQQLPQTLPSCLKTEIMSPLCRDEAPKGTEASSGTEAATGPEGEEEDGISDSDSSSSSEDEESREPLRGKKRSRGPKSDDNGFEIVPIEDPAKHRILDPEGLALGAVIASSKKAKRDLIDNSFNRYTFNEDEGELPEWFVQEEKQHRIRQLPIGKKEVEHYRKRWREINARPIKKVAEAKARKKRRMLKRLEQTRKKAEAVVNTVDISEREKVAQLRSLYKKAGFGKEKHHVTYVVAKKGVGRKVRRPAGVRGHFKVVDSRMKKDQRAQQRKEQKKKHKRK; this is translated from the exons ATGGGCAAGAAGGGCAAAGTTGGCAAGAGCCGACGGGACAAGTTTTATCACTTGGCGAAGGAGACGG GTTACCGTTCCCGATCTGCTTTCAAGCTGATCCAGCTCAATCGCCGCTTTCAGTTCCTGCAGAAAGCCCGAGCCTTGCTGGACCTGTGTGCTGCGCCAGGGGGATG GCTGCAGGTAGCTGCCAAGTTTATGCCTGTATCCAGCCTTATTGTGG GAGTGGACCTGGTTCCAATCAAGCCTCTCCCCAATGTGGTGACTCTCCAGGAGGACATCACAACAGAACGTTGTAGGCAG gcCCTGAGGAAGGAGCTGAAGACCTGGAAGGTTGATGTTGTGCTCAATGATGGGGCCCCCAATGTGGGGGCTAGCTGGGTCCATGATGCTTACTCACAAG CCCATTTGACACTGATGGCTCTGCGTTTGGCTTGTGACTTTTTGGCCCGGGGTGGCTGCTTCATCACAAAGGTTTTCCGTTCTCGTGACTATCAGCCTTTGCTATGGATCTTTCAGCAGCTGTTCCGCCATGTCCAGGCCACCAAGCCCCAAGCCTCTCGCCACGAATCTGCAGAGATCTTTGTAGTCTGCCAAG GATTCCTGGCCCCTGACAAGGTTGACAGTAAATTCTTCGACCCCAAATTTGCCTTCAAGGAGGTTGAAGTTCAGGCTAAGACTGTTACTGAATTGGTGACTAAGAAGAAGCCAAAG GCTGAAGGCTATGCTGAGGGCGACCTCACTCTTTATCACCGTACCTCAGTCACTGACTTCCTCCGAGCTGCCAACCCTGTCGACTTCCTGTCTAAGGCCAGCGAA ATCATGGTAGATGATGAAGAGTTGGCACAGCATCCAGCTACCACTGAAGACATACGGGTGTGCTGTCAGGACATCAGAGTGTTGGGGCGCAAGGAGCTCAG GTTGCTACTAAACTGGAGAACAAAACTTCGGCGATATGTGGCCAAGAAGCTGAAAGAACAAGCAAAGGCACTGGACATCAG CCTCAGCTCTGGAGAGGAAGATGAAGGTGATGAGGAGGACTCAACAGCTGGGATCACAAAGCAGCCCtctaaggaggaggaggaggaggaacaacTGAACCAGACCCTGGCAGAAATGAAGGCCCAGGAGGTGGCGGAATTGAAGAG gaagaaaaagaagctgCTGCGTGAGCAGAGAAAGCAGCGGGAACGTGTGGAGCTGAAGATGGATCTGCCTGGGATTTCCATTGCAGACGAGGGGGAGACTGGCATGTTCTCCTTGCGCACCATCCGGGGTCACCAG CTATTAGAGGAAGTAACACAAGGGGATATGAGTGCAGCAGACACATTTCTGTCCGATCTGCCGAGGGATGACATCTATGTGTCAGATGTTGAGGACGACGGTGATGACACATCTGCAGATAGTGACCTGGATCCAGAGGAGCTGGCAGGAGTCAGGGGACATCAGGATCTAAGGGACCAAAAGCG TGTGCGATTTACTGAAGTAGAAGATgataaagaggaggaggaggaggagaatccACTGCTGGTACCACTGGAGGAAAAGGCAATACTGCAGGAAGAACAAGCCAACTTGTGGTTCTCAAAG GGCAGCTTTGTTGGGATTGAGGATGATGCAGATGAGGCCCTCGAGATCAGTCAGGCCCAGCTATTGTTTGAGAGCCGGCGCAAgggacagcagcagcagccacagcagctGCCACAGACACTGCCTTCCTGTTTGAAGACTGAGATAATGTCTCCCCTGTGTCGAGATGAAGCCCCTAAGGGAACAGAGGCTTCTTCGGGGACAGAAGCTGCCACTGGTCctgaaggggaagaagaggatGGCATCTCAGACAGTGATAGCAGTAgtagcagtgaggatgaagaGAG CCGGGAACCCCTCCGTGGTAAGAAGCGAAGTCGTGGGCCTAAGTCAGATGATAACGGGTTTGAGATAGTGCCTATCGAGGACCCAG CAAAACATCGGATACTGGACCCTGAAGGCCTTGCTCTAGGTGCTGTTATTGCCTCTTCCAAAAAGGCCAAGAGAGATCTCATAGATAATTCCTTCAACCG GTACACATTTAATGAGGATGAGGGGGAGCTTCCAGAGTGGTTTGTGCAAGAGGAAAAGCAGCACCGAATACGACAGTTGCCTATTGGTAAGAAGGAGGTGGAGCATTACCGGAAACGCTGGCGGGAAATCAATGCCCGTCCCATCAAGAAGGTGGCTGAGGCTAAGgctagaaagaaaaggagg ATGCTGAAGAGGCTGGAGCAGACCAGGAAGAAGGCAGAAGCCGTGGTGAACACAGTGGACATCTCAGAACGAGAGAAAGTGGCACAGCTGAGAAG TCTCTACAAGAAGGCTGGGTTTGGCAAGGAGAAACACCATGTCACCTATGTTGTAGCCAAAAAAGGTGTGGGCCGCAAAGTGCGCCGGCCAGCTGGAGTCAGAGGTCATTTCAAGGTGGTGGACTCAAGGATGAAGAAGGACCAAAGAGCACAGCAACgtaaggaacaaaagaaaaaacacaaacgGAAGTAA